A stretch of Canis lupus baileyi chromosome 2, mCanLup2.hap1, whole genome shotgun sequence DNA encodes these proteins:
- the PRC1 gene encoding protein regulator of cytokinesis 1 isoform X6 has product MAGGSEVLAEESIVCLQKALNHLREIWELIGIPEDQRLQRTEVVKKHIKDLLDMMIAEEESLKERLIKSISVCQKELNTLCSELHVEPFQEEGETTILQLEKDLRTQVELMRKQKKERRQELKLLQEQDQELCEILCMPHYDIDSNSVPSLEELNQFRQHVATLRETKASRREEFVNIKRQIILCMEELDHTPDTSFERDVVCEDEDAFCLSLENIATLQKLLRQLEMRKSQNEAVCEGLRAQIRELWDRLQIPAEEREAVATVMTGSKAKVKKALQLEVDRLEELKMQNMKKVIEAIRVELAQYWDQCFYSQEQRQAFAPYYDEDYTENLLQLHDAEIVRLKNYYEVHKELFEGVQKWEESWRLFLEFERKASDPSRFTNRGGNLLKEEKQRAKLQKTLPKLEEELKARIETWEQEHSKAFVVNGQKFMEYVMEQWEMHRLEKERAKQERQLKNKKQTETEMLYGSIPRTPNKRQGLTPNRPGKVRKLNTTTMSNATANSSIRPAFGGTVYRSPVSRLPPSGSKPIITSTCLGKKTPQAGRNGANKENLELNGSILSGGYPALAPLQRNFSINSVASTYSEFAKDPSLSDSSTVGLQRELSKASKSDATSRILNSTNIQS; this is encoded by the exons ATGGCAGGTGGAAG TGAGGTGCTGGCGGAGGAGTCGATAGTATGTCTCCAGAAAGCTCTGAATCACCTTCGGGAAATCTGGGAattaattgggattccagaggacCAGCGGTTACAAAGAACTGAGGTTGTAAAGAAGCATATCAAG GATCTCCTGGATATGATGATTGCTGAAGAGGAAAGCCTGAAGGAAAGGCTCATCAAAAGCATATCCGTCTGTCAAAAAGAGCTCAATACCCTGTGCAGTGAGTTACACGTTGAACCATTTCAG GAAGAAGGAGAGACGACCATCTTGCAGCTAGAAAAGGATTTGCGCACTCAGGTAGAACTGATGcgaaaacagaaaaaggagagaagacaagAACTGAAACTACTTCAAGAACAAGATCAAGAGCTGTGTGAAATTCTTTGCATGCCCCACTATGACATCGACAGCAACTCAGTTCCCAGCTTAGAAGAACTGAACCAGTTCAGACAACACGTGGCCACATTAAGGGAAACCAAG gcatCTAGACGTGAGGAGTTTGTCAACATAAAGAGGCAGATCATACTGTGTATGGAAGAATTAGATCACACCCCAGACACAAGCTTTGAAAGAGATGTGGTGTGTGAAGATgaagatgccttttgtttatctCTTGAGAATATTGCAACACTACAGAAGTTGCTTCGGCAG CTGGAAATGAGAAAATCACAAAATGAAGCAGTGTGTGAGGGTCTGCGAGCTCAGATCCGAGAGCTCTGGGACAGGTTGCAAATACctgcagaagagagagaagctgtGGCCACGGTTATGACTGGATCAAAGGCCAAGGTCAAGAAAGCG CTGCAATTGGAAGTGGATAGGTTGGAAGAACTGAAGATGCAAAACATGAAGAAAGTGATTGAGGCAATTCGAGTGGAGCTGGCTCAGTACTGGGACCAGTGTTTCTACAGCCAGGAGCAGAGACAAGCTTTTGCCCCTTACTATGATG AGGACTACACAGAAAATCTGCTCCAGCTCCATGATGCTGAGATTGTGCGGTTAAAAAACTACTATGAGGTCCACAAAGAACTCTTTGAAGGTGTCCAGAAGTGGGAAGAAAGCTGGAGGCTTTTCTTGGAGTTTGAG agaaaGGCTTCAGATCCAAGTCGATTTACAAACCGTGGAGGAAATcttctaaaagaagaaaagcaacgAGCCAAGCTTCAAAAAACACTTCCTAAG TTGGAAGAGGAGTTGAAGGCACGGATTGAAACATGGGAACAGGAGCATTCGAAGGCATTTGTGGTGAATGGACAGAAATTCATGGAGTATGTGATGGAACAATGGGAGATGCATCGACTGGAGAAGGAACGAGCCAAGCAAGAAAGA CAACTCAAGAACAAGaagcagacagagacagagatgctcTATGGCAGTATTCCCCGAACCCCCAACAAGCGGCAAGGCCTGACACCTAACAGGCCTGGCAAAGTGCGTAAG CTAAACACTACTACCATGTCCAATGCTACAGCCAACAGCAGCATCCGGCCTGCCTTTGGGGGGACAGTCTACCGTTCCCCTGTGTCTCGACTTCCACCTTCTGGCAGCAAG CCAATCATCACTTCCacttgtttggggaaaaaaacacccCAGGCTGGCAGGAACGGAGCCAACAAGGAGAACCTGGAGCTCAATGGCAGCATCCTGAGCGGTGGGTACCCCGCCTTGGCTCCCCTCCAGCGCAACTTCAGCATTAATTCTGTTGCCAGCACCTATTCTGAGTTTGCG AAGGATCCATCCCTCTCTGACAGCTCCACTGTTGGGCTTCAG
- the PRC1 gene encoding protein regulator of cytokinesis 1 isoform X3, producing the protein MAILQNAAAVESKRDGGLESEVLAEESIVCLQKALNHLREIWELIGIPEDQRLQRTEVVKKHIKDLLDMMIAEEESLKERLIKSISVCQKELNTLCSELHVEPFQEEGETTILQLEKDLRTQVELMRKQKKERRQELKLLQEQDQELCEILCMPHYDIDSNSVPSLEELNQFRQHVATLRETKASRREEFVNIKRQIILCMEELDHTPDTSFERDVVCEDEDAFCLSLENIATLQKLLRQLEMRKSQNEAVCEGLRAQIRELWDRLQIPAEEREAVATVMTGSKAKVKKALQLEVDRLEELKMQNMKKVIEAIRVELAQYWDQCFYSQEQRQAFAPYYDEDYTENLLQLHDAEIVRLKNYYEVHKELFEGVQKWEESWRLFLEFERKASDPSRFTNRGGNLLKEEKQRAKLQKTLPKLEEELKARIETWEQEHSKAFVVNGQKFMEYVMEQWEMHRLEKERAKQERQLKNKKQTETEMLYGSIPRTPNKRQGLTPNRPGKLNTTTMSNATANSSIRPAFGGTVYRSPVSRLPPSGSKPIITSTCLGKKTPQAGRNGANKENLELNGSILSGGYPALAPLQRNFSINSVASTYSEFAKDPSLSDSSTVGLQRELSKASKSDATSRILNSTNIQS; encoded by the exons TGAGGTGCTGGCGGAGGAGTCGATAGTATGTCTCCAGAAAGCTCTGAATCACCTTCGGGAAATCTGGGAattaattgggattccagaggacCAGCGGTTACAAAGAACTGAGGTTGTAAAGAAGCATATCAAG GATCTCCTGGATATGATGATTGCTGAAGAGGAAAGCCTGAAGGAAAGGCTCATCAAAAGCATATCCGTCTGTCAAAAAGAGCTCAATACCCTGTGCAGTGAGTTACACGTTGAACCATTTCAG GAAGAAGGAGAGACGACCATCTTGCAGCTAGAAAAGGATTTGCGCACTCAGGTAGAACTGATGcgaaaacagaaaaaggagagaagacaagAACTGAAACTACTTCAAGAACAAGATCAAGAGCTGTGTGAAATTCTTTGCATGCCCCACTATGACATCGACAGCAACTCAGTTCCCAGCTTAGAAGAACTGAACCAGTTCAGACAACACGTGGCCACATTAAGGGAAACCAAG gcatCTAGACGTGAGGAGTTTGTCAACATAAAGAGGCAGATCATACTGTGTATGGAAGAATTAGATCACACCCCAGACACAAGCTTTGAAAGAGATGTGGTGTGTGAAGATgaagatgccttttgtttatctCTTGAGAATATTGCAACACTACAGAAGTTGCTTCGGCAG CTGGAAATGAGAAAATCACAAAATGAAGCAGTGTGTGAGGGTCTGCGAGCTCAGATCCGAGAGCTCTGGGACAGGTTGCAAATACctgcagaagagagagaagctgtGGCCACGGTTATGACTGGATCAAAGGCCAAGGTCAAGAAAGCG CTGCAATTGGAAGTGGATAGGTTGGAAGAACTGAAGATGCAAAACATGAAGAAAGTGATTGAGGCAATTCGAGTGGAGCTGGCTCAGTACTGGGACCAGTGTTTCTACAGCCAGGAGCAGAGACAAGCTTTTGCCCCTTACTATGATG AGGACTACACAGAAAATCTGCTCCAGCTCCATGATGCTGAGATTGTGCGGTTAAAAAACTACTATGAGGTCCACAAAGAACTCTTTGAAGGTGTCCAGAAGTGGGAAGAAAGCTGGAGGCTTTTCTTGGAGTTTGAG agaaaGGCTTCAGATCCAAGTCGATTTACAAACCGTGGAGGAAATcttctaaaagaagaaaagcaacgAGCCAAGCTTCAAAAAACACTTCCTAAG TTGGAAGAGGAGTTGAAGGCACGGATTGAAACATGGGAACAGGAGCATTCGAAGGCATTTGTGGTGAATGGACAGAAATTCATGGAGTATGTGATGGAACAATGGGAGATGCATCGACTGGAGAAGGAACGAGCCAAGCAAGAAAGA CAACTCAAGAACAAGaagcagacagagacagagatgctcTATGGCAGTATTCCCCGAACCCCCAACAAGCGGCAAGGCCTGACACCTAACAGGCCTGGCAAA CTAAACACTACTACCATGTCCAATGCTACAGCCAACAGCAGCATCCGGCCTGCCTTTGGGGGGACAGTCTACCGTTCCCCTGTGTCTCGACTTCCACCTTCTGGCAGCAAG CCAATCATCACTTCCacttgtttggggaaaaaaacacccCAGGCTGGCAGGAACGGAGCCAACAAGGAGAACCTGGAGCTCAATGGCAGCATCCTGAGCGGTGGGTACCCCGCCTTGGCTCCCCTCCAGCGCAACTTCAGCATTAATTCTGTTGCCAGCACCTATTCTGAGTTTGCG AAGGATCCATCCCTCTCTGACAGCTCCACTGTTGGGCTTCAG
- the PRC1 gene encoding protein regulator of cytokinesis 1 isoform X7 — protein MRRSEVLAEESIVCLQKALNHLREIWELIGIPEDQRLQRTEVVKKHIKDLLDMMIAEEESLKERLIKSISVCQKELNTLCSELHVEPFQEEGETTILQLEKDLRTQVELMRKQKKERRQELKLLQEQDQELCEILCMPHYDIDSNSVPSLEELNQFRQHVATLRETKASRREEFVNIKRQIILCMEELDHTPDTSFERDVVCEDEDAFCLSLENIATLQKLLRQLEMRKSQNEAVCEGLRAQIRELWDRLQIPAEEREAVATVMTGSKAKVKKALQLEVDRLEELKMQNMKKVIEAIRVELAQYWDQCFYSQEQRQAFAPYYDEDYTENLLQLHDAEIVRLKNYYEVHKELFEGVQKWEESWRLFLEFERKASDPSRFTNRGGNLLKEEKQRAKLQKTLPKLEEELKARIETWEQEHSKAFVVNGQKFMEYVMEQWEMHRLEKERAKQERQLKNKKQTETEMLYGSIPRTPNKRQGLTPNRPGKVRKLNTTTMSNATANSSIRPAFGGTVYRSPVSRLPPSGSKPIITSTCLGKKTPQAGRNGANKENLELNGSILSGGYPALAPLQRNFSINSVASTYSEFAKDPSLSDSSTVGLQRELSKASKSDATSRILNSTNIQS, from the exons TGAGGTGCTGGCGGAGGAGTCGATAGTATGTCTCCAGAAAGCTCTGAATCACCTTCGGGAAATCTGGGAattaattgggattccagaggacCAGCGGTTACAAAGAACTGAGGTTGTAAAGAAGCATATCAAG GATCTCCTGGATATGATGATTGCTGAAGAGGAAAGCCTGAAGGAAAGGCTCATCAAAAGCATATCCGTCTGTCAAAAAGAGCTCAATACCCTGTGCAGTGAGTTACACGTTGAACCATTTCAG GAAGAAGGAGAGACGACCATCTTGCAGCTAGAAAAGGATTTGCGCACTCAGGTAGAACTGATGcgaaaacagaaaaaggagagaagacaagAACTGAAACTACTTCAAGAACAAGATCAAGAGCTGTGTGAAATTCTTTGCATGCCCCACTATGACATCGACAGCAACTCAGTTCCCAGCTTAGAAGAACTGAACCAGTTCAGACAACACGTGGCCACATTAAGGGAAACCAAG gcatCTAGACGTGAGGAGTTTGTCAACATAAAGAGGCAGATCATACTGTGTATGGAAGAATTAGATCACACCCCAGACACAAGCTTTGAAAGAGATGTGGTGTGTGAAGATgaagatgccttttgtttatctCTTGAGAATATTGCAACACTACAGAAGTTGCTTCGGCAG CTGGAAATGAGAAAATCACAAAATGAAGCAGTGTGTGAGGGTCTGCGAGCTCAGATCCGAGAGCTCTGGGACAGGTTGCAAATACctgcagaagagagagaagctgtGGCCACGGTTATGACTGGATCAAAGGCCAAGGTCAAGAAAGCG CTGCAATTGGAAGTGGATAGGTTGGAAGAACTGAAGATGCAAAACATGAAGAAAGTGATTGAGGCAATTCGAGTGGAGCTGGCTCAGTACTGGGACCAGTGTTTCTACAGCCAGGAGCAGAGACAAGCTTTTGCCCCTTACTATGATG AGGACTACACAGAAAATCTGCTCCAGCTCCATGATGCTGAGATTGTGCGGTTAAAAAACTACTATGAGGTCCACAAAGAACTCTTTGAAGGTGTCCAGAAGTGGGAAGAAAGCTGGAGGCTTTTCTTGGAGTTTGAG agaaaGGCTTCAGATCCAAGTCGATTTACAAACCGTGGAGGAAATcttctaaaagaagaaaagcaacgAGCCAAGCTTCAAAAAACACTTCCTAAG TTGGAAGAGGAGTTGAAGGCACGGATTGAAACATGGGAACAGGAGCATTCGAAGGCATTTGTGGTGAATGGACAGAAATTCATGGAGTATGTGATGGAACAATGGGAGATGCATCGACTGGAGAAGGAACGAGCCAAGCAAGAAAGA CAACTCAAGAACAAGaagcagacagagacagagatgctcTATGGCAGTATTCCCCGAACCCCCAACAAGCGGCAAGGCCTGACACCTAACAGGCCTGGCAAAGTGCGTAAG CTAAACACTACTACCATGTCCAATGCTACAGCCAACAGCAGCATCCGGCCTGCCTTTGGGGGGACAGTCTACCGTTCCCCTGTGTCTCGACTTCCACCTTCTGGCAGCAAG CCAATCATCACTTCCacttgtttggggaaaaaaacacccCAGGCTGGCAGGAACGGAGCCAACAAGGAGAACCTGGAGCTCAATGGCAGCATCCTGAGCGGTGGGTACCCCGCCTTGGCTCCCCTCCAGCGCAACTTCAGCATTAATTCTGTTGCCAGCACCTATTCTGAGTTTGCG AAGGATCCATCCCTCTCTGACAGCTCCACTGTTGGGCTTCAG
- the PRC1 gene encoding protein regulator of cytokinesis 1 isoform X11, whose translation MRRSEVLAEESIVCLQKALNHLREIWELIGIPEDQRLQRTEVVKKHIKDLLDMMIAEEESLKERLIKSISVCQKELNTLCSELHVEPFQEEGETTILQLEKDLRTQVELMRKQKKERRQELKLLQEQDQELCEILCMPHYDIDSNSVPSLEELNQFRQHVATLRETKASRREEFVNIKRQIILCMEELDHTPDTSFERDVVCEDEDAFCLSLENIATLQKLLRQLEMRKSQNEAVCEGLRAQIRELWDRLQIPAEEREAVATVMTGSKAKVKKALQLEVDRLEELKMQNMKKVIEAIRVELAQYWDQCFYSQEQRQAFAPYYDEDYTENLLQLHDAEIVRLKNYYEVHKELFEGVQKWEESWRLFLEFERKASDPSRFTNRGGNLLKEEKQRAKLQKTLPKLEEELKARIETWEQEHSKAFVVNGQKFMEYVMEQWEMHRLEKERAKQERQLKNKKQTETEMLYGSIPRTPNKRQGLTPNRPGKVRKLNTTTMSNATANSSIRPAFGGTVYRSPVSRLPPSGSKPIITSTCLGKKTPQAGRNGANKENLELNGSILSEGSIPL comes from the exons TGAGGTGCTGGCGGAGGAGTCGATAGTATGTCTCCAGAAAGCTCTGAATCACCTTCGGGAAATCTGGGAattaattgggattccagaggacCAGCGGTTACAAAGAACTGAGGTTGTAAAGAAGCATATCAAG GATCTCCTGGATATGATGATTGCTGAAGAGGAAAGCCTGAAGGAAAGGCTCATCAAAAGCATATCCGTCTGTCAAAAAGAGCTCAATACCCTGTGCAGTGAGTTACACGTTGAACCATTTCAG GAAGAAGGAGAGACGACCATCTTGCAGCTAGAAAAGGATTTGCGCACTCAGGTAGAACTGATGcgaaaacagaaaaaggagagaagacaagAACTGAAACTACTTCAAGAACAAGATCAAGAGCTGTGTGAAATTCTTTGCATGCCCCACTATGACATCGACAGCAACTCAGTTCCCAGCTTAGAAGAACTGAACCAGTTCAGACAACACGTGGCCACATTAAGGGAAACCAAG gcatCTAGACGTGAGGAGTTTGTCAACATAAAGAGGCAGATCATACTGTGTATGGAAGAATTAGATCACACCCCAGACACAAGCTTTGAAAGAGATGTGGTGTGTGAAGATgaagatgccttttgtttatctCTTGAGAATATTGCAACACTACAGAAGTTGCTTCGGCAG CTGGAAATGAGAAAATCACAAAATGAAGCAGTGTGTGAGGGTCTGCGAGCTCAGATCCGAGAGCTCTGGGACAGGTTGCAAATACctgcagaagagagagaagctgtGGCCACGGTTATGACTGGATCAAAGGCCAAGGTCAAGAAAGCG CTGCAATTGGAAGTGGATAGGTTGGAAGAACTGAAGATGCAAAACATGAAGAAAGTGATTGAGGCAATTCGAGTGGAGCTGGCTCAGTACTGGGACCAGTGTTTCTACAGCCAGGAGCAGAGACAAGCTTTTGCCCCTTACTATGATG AGGACTACACAGAAAATCTGCTCCAGCTCCATGATGCTGAGATTGTGCGGTTAAAAAACTACTATGAGGTCCACAAAGAACTCTTTGAAGGTGTCCAGAAGTGGGAAGAAAGCTGGAGGCTTTTCTTGGAGTTTGAG agaaaGGCTTCAGATCCAAGTCGATTTACAAACCGTGGAGGAAATcttctaaaagaagaaaagcaacgAGCCAAGCTTCAAAAAACACTTCCTAAG TTGGAAGAGGAGTTGAAGGCACGGATTGAAACATGGGAACAGGAGCATTCGAAGGCATTTGTGGTGAATGGACAGAAATTCATGGAGTATGTGATGGAACAATGGGAGATGCATCGACTGGAGAAGGAACGAGCCAAGCAAGAAAGA CAACTCAAGAACAAGaagcagacagagacagagatgctcTATGGCAGTATTCCCCGAACCCCCAACAAGCGGCAAGGCCTGACACCTAACAGGCCTGGCAAAGTGCGTAAG CTAAACACTACTACCATGTCCAATGCTACAGCCAACAGCAGCATCCGGCCTGCCTTTGGGGGGACAGTCTACCGTTCCCCTGTGTCTCGACTTCCACCTTCTGGCAGCAAG CCAATCATCACTTCCacttgtttggggaaaaaaacacccCAGGCTGGCAGGAACGGAGCCAACAAGGAGAACCTGGAGCTCAATGGCAGCATCCTGAGCG AAGGATCCATCCCTCTCTGA
- the PRC1 gene encoding protein regulator of cytokinesis 1 isoform X8: MAILQNAAAVESKRDGGLESEVLAEESIVCLQKALNHLREIWELIGIPEDQRLQRTEVVKKHIKDLLDMMIAEEESLKERLIKSISVCQKELNTLCSELHVEPFQEEGETTILQLEKDLRTQVELMRKQKKERRQELKLLQEQDQELCEILCMPHYDIDSNSVPSLEELNQFRQHVATLRETKASRREEFVNIKRQIILCMEELDHTPDTSFERDVVCEDEDAFCLSLENIATLQKLLRQLEMRKSQNEAVCEGLRAQIRELWDRLQIPAEEREAVATVMTGSKAKVKKALQLEVDRLEELKMQNMKKVIEAIRVELAQYWDQCFYSQEQRQAFAPYYDEDYTENLLQLHDAEIVRLKNYYEVHKELFEGVQKWEESWRLFLEFERKASDPSRFTNRGGNLLKEEKQRAKLQKTLPKLEEELKARIETWEQEHSKAFVVNGQKFMEYVMEQWEMHRLEKERAKQERQLKNKKQTETEMLYGSIPRTPNKRQGLTPNRPGKVRKLNTTTMSNATANSSIRPAFGGTVYRSPVSRLPPSGSKPIITSTCLGKKTPQAGRNGANKENLELNGSILSARTFKGFQI; encoded by the exons TGAGGTGCTGGCGGAGGAGTCGATAGTATGTCTCCAGAAAGCTCTGAATCACCTTCGGGAAATCTGGGAattaattgggattccagaggacCAGCGGTTACAAAGAACTGAGGTTGTAAAGAAGCATATCAAG GATCTCCTGGATATGATGATTGCTGAAGAGGAAAGCCTGAAGGAAAGGCTCATCAAAAGCATATCCGTCTGTCAAAAAGAGCTCAATACCCTGTGCAGTGAGTTACACGTTGAACCATTTCAG GAAGAAGGAGAGACGACCATCTTGCAGCTAGAAAAGGATTTGCGCACTCAGGTAGAACTGATGcgaaaacagaaaaaggagagaagacaagAACTGAAACTACTTCAAGAACAAGATCAAGAGCTGTGTGAAATTCTTTGCATGCCCCACTATGACATCGACAGCAACTCAGTTCCCAGCTTAGAAGAACTGAACCAGTTCAGACAACACGTGGCCACATTAAGGGAAACCAAG gcatCTAGACGTGAGGAGTTTGTCAACATAAAGAGGCAGATCATACTGTGTATGGAAGAATTAGATCACACCCCAGACACAAGCTTTGAAAGAGATGTGGTGTGTGAAGATgaagatgccttttgtttatctCTTGAGAATATTGCAACACTACAGAAGTTGCTTCGGCAG CTGGAAATGAGAAAATCACAAAATGAAGCAGTGTGTGAGGGTCTGCGAGCTCAGATCCGAGAGCTCTGGGACAGGTTGCAAATACctgcagaagagagagaagctgtGGCCACGGTTATGACTGGATCAAAGGCCAAGGTCAAGAAAGCG CTGCAATTGGAAGTGGATAGGTTGGAAGAACTGAAGATGCAAAACATGAAGAAAGTGATTGAGGCAATTCGAGTGGAGCTGGCTCAGTACTGGGACCAGTGTTTCTACAGCCAGGAGCAGAGACAAGCTTTTGCCCCTTACTATGATG AGGACTACACAGAAAATCTGCTCCAGCTCCATGATGCTGAGATTGTGCGGTTAAAAAACTACTATGAGGTCCACAAAGAACTCTTTGAAGGTGTCCAGAAGTGGGAAGAAAGCTGGAGGCTTTTCTTGGAGTTTGAG agaaaGGCTTCAGATCCAAGTCGATTTACAAACCGTGGAGGAAATcttctaaaagaagaaaagcaacgAGCCAAGCTTCAAAAAACACTTCCTAAG TTGGAAGAGGAGTTGAAGGCACGGATTGAAACATGGGAACAGGAGCATTCGAAGGCATTTGTGGTGAATGGACAGAAATTCATGGAGTATGTGATGGAACAATGGGAGATGCATCGACTGGAGAAGGAACGAGCCAAGCAAGAAAGA CAACTCAAGAACAAGaagcagacagagacagagatgctcTATGGCAGTATTCCCCGAACCCCCAACAAGCGGCAAGGCCTGACACCTAACAGGCCTGGCAAAGTGCGTAAG CTAAACACTACTACCATGTCCAATGCTACAGCCAACAGCAGCATCCGGCCTGCCTTTGGGGGGACAGTCTACCGTTCCCCTGTGTCTCGACTTCCACCTTCTGGCAGCAAG CCAATCATCACTTCCacttgtttggggaaaaaaacacccCAGGCTGGCAGGAACGGAGCCAACAAGGAGAACCTGGAGCTCAATGGCAGCATCCTGAGCG
- the PRC1 gene encoding protein regulator of cytokinesis 1 isoform X4 has product MENEYKSCEVLAEESIVCLQKALNHLREIWELIGIPEDQRLQRTEVVKKHIKDLLDMMIAEEESLKERLIKSISVCQKELNTLCSELHVEPFQEEGETTILQLEKDLRTQVELMRKQKKERRQELKLLQEQDQELCEILCMPHYDIDSNSVPSLEELNQFRQHVATLRETKASRREEFVNIKRQIILCMEELDHTPDTSFERDVVCEDEDAFCLSLENIATLQKLLRQLEMRKSQNEAVCEGLRAQIRELWDRLQIPAEEREAVATVMTGSKAKVKKALQLEVDRLEELKMQNMKKVIEAIRVELAQYWDQCFYSQEQRQAFAPYYDEDYTENLLQLHDAEIVRLKNYYEVHKELFEGVQKWEESWRLFLEFERKASDPSRFTNRGGNLLKEEKQRAKLQKTLPKLEEELKARIETWEQEHSKAFVVNGQKFMEYVMEQWEMHRLEKERAKQERQLKNKKQTETEMLYGSIPRTPNKRQGLTPNRPGKVRKLNTTTMSNATANSSIRPAFGGTVYRSPVSRLPPSGSKPIITSTCLGKKTPQAGRNGANKENLELNGSILSGGYPALAPLQRNFSINSVASTYSEFAKDPSLSDSSTVGLQRELSKASKSDATSRILNSTNIQS; this is encoded by the exons TGAGGTGCTGGCGGAGGAGTCGATAGTATGTCTCCAGAAAGCTCTGAATCACCTTCGGGAAATCTGGGAattaattgggattccagaggacCAGCGGTTACAAAGAACTGAGGTTGTAAAGAAGCATATCAAG GATCTCCTGGATATGATGATTGCTGAAGAGGAAAGCCTGAAGGAAAGGCTCATCAAAAGCATATCCGTCTGTCAAAAAGAGCTCAATACCCTGTGCAGTGAGTTACACGTTGAACCATTTCAG GAAGAAGGAGAGACGACCATCTTGCAGCTAGAAAAGGATTTGCGCACTCAGGTAGAACTGATGcgaaaacagaaaaaggagagaagacaagAACTGAAACTACTTCAAGAACAAGATCAAGAGCTGTGTGAAATTCTTTGCATGCCCCACTATGACATCGACAGCAACTCAGTTCCCAGCTTAGAAGAACTGAACCAGTTCAGACAACACGTGGCCACATTAAGGGAAACCAAG gcatCTAGACGTGAGGAGTTTGTCAACATAAAGAGGCAGATCATACTGTGTATGGAAGAATTAGATCACACCCCAGACACAAGCTTTGAAAGAGATGTGGTGTGTGAAGATgaagatgccttttgtttatctCTTGAGAATATTGCAACACTACAGAAGTTGCTTCGGCAG CTGGAAATGAGAAAATCACAAAATGAAGCAGTGTGTGAGGGTCTGCGAGCTCAGATCCGAGAGCTCTGGGACAGGTTGCAAATACctgcagaagagagagaagctgtGGCCACGGTTATGACTGGATCAAAGGCCAAGGTCAAGAAAGCG CTGCAATTGGAAGTGGATAGGTTGGAAGAACTGAAGATGCAAAACATGAAGAAAGTGATTGAGGCAATTCGAGTGGAGCTGGCTCAGTACTGGGACCAGTGTTTCTACAGCCAGGAGCAGAGACAAGCTTTTGCCCCTTACTATGATG AGGACTACACAGAAAATCTGCTCCAGCTCCATGATGCTGAGATTGTGCGGTTAAAAAACTACTATGAGGTCCACAAAGAACTCTTTGAAGGTGTCCAGAAGTGGGAAGAAAGCTGGAGGCTTTTCTTGGAGTTTGAG agaaaGGCTTCAGATCCAAGTCGATTTACAAACCGTGGAGGAAATcttctaaaagaagaaaagcaacgAGCCAAGCTTCAAAAAACACTTCCTAAG TTGGAAGAGGAGTTGAAGGCACGGATTGAAACATGGGAACAGGAGCATTCGAAGGCATTTGTGGTGAATGGACAGAAATTCATGGAGTATGTGATGGAACAATGGGAGATGCATCGACTGGAGAAGGAACGAGCCAAGCAAGAAAGA CAACTCAAGAACAAGaagcagacagagacagagatgctcTATGGCAGTATTCCCCGAACCCCCAACAAGCGGCAAGGCCTGACACCTAACAGGCCTGGCAAAGTGCGTAAG CTAAACACTACTACCATGTCCAATGCTACAGCCAACAGCAGCATCCGGCCTGCCTTTGGGGGGACAGTCTACCGTTCCCCTGTGTCTCGACTTCCACCTTCTGGCAGCAAG CCAATCATCACTTCCacttgtttggggaaaaaaacacccCAGGCTGGCAGGAACGGAGCCAACAAGGAGAACCTGGAGCTCAATGGCAGCATCCTGAGCGGTGGGTACCCCGCCTTGGCTCCCCTCCAGCGCAACTTCAGCATTAATTCTGTTGCCAGCACCTATTCTGAGTTTGCG AAGGATCCATCCCTCTCTGACAGCTCCACTGTTGGGCTTCAG